Below is a genomic region from Leptotrichia shahii.
GCACCTATTCCAAAATGTCTATTGCAAACTTGACTTGCAAATTCACCGTATTCAGGTATCCCCTTTTCAATTAGCTCCTTTTCACTAACAATAACAAAATCATTCCCTGCACCCTGATATTTTTCAAATTTTAACATTTCAAACCTCCATTAATTTTTATTTTTCTTTTCCTGCAACTTTCTAGCCATTTTTACAACGAATTTTCTCGATAGAAATCTAGTTACAAAAACTGCAATTCTATTAAAAATCCCAGGAATGATAACTACTTTTCCCTTCTGAAACTCTTTATATCCGATTTCAGCCACTTTTTTCGCAGTCATAACTTTCATTTTTTCAAATAATGAACTTTCTGTCAGATTACTGCTTTTCTCAAAACCAGTATCTGTTGGACCAGGGCAAAGTACTGATATTTTAATATTTTTTCCTCGAATATCATTTCTCACTTCTTCCCTAACTGCTTCTGTAAATGACTGTACAAATGCTTTACTTGCATAATATGTACTCATTAAAGGTCCTGGCATAAAAGCTGCAATTGAAGACACATTTAATATCCCACCATTCCCATCTTTCATCATATCACCTAAAAACAGTCTTGTCAATTCCACAACTGCCTTTATATTCAAATTTATCATTGCTCCATTTTTTTCCATTATTTTCTCATTAAATTCAGAAAACTTGCCATAAATCCCAACTCCAGCATTATTCACAAGCACTTCAATTTTAAGTCCCTCTAATTTTATCCGATTATAAAGCCTTTTAGCCGCATTTTCCAGCGACAAGTCAGCTTCAATCACAGTTACTTTCACATTTTTAGAAATTCCTTCAAAAATCTCTTTTTTCAAAACTTCCAATTTATCCCTGCTTCGTGCTACGACAACTAGATTATACCCATTTTTTGCATAAATTTTAGCAAGCTCATAGCCAATTCCACTGCTTGCCCCTGTTATTAAAACCGTTTCCATAAAAATTCCCTTTTTTGTATTAAACCCAATCCTGTAAAAAGATACTTCAATAATTTTTTATATATCAAACTCTCTTGCAAATAATTCTGCAACTTTTTTCCCCATAACTTCATCCACAACCAACGAAATACTGATTTCTGAAGTCGAAATTTGGTGGAAACTTATATCATTTTCCGCTAAGATTTTAAACATTTTCGCAGCTACTCCAACATTGCTAATTAATCCAATTCCTACGATTGAAACTTTTGTAACATACTGGTTAATTATAAATGATGTTTGTGGAAATTCAGATTCGATTTCTTTTCCAATTTTTTCAAGAGCTGCTATATCAGTTTTTGGACAAGTAAAGGCAAAACTTCCATGATGGCTAGTTACATCATTTTGACTTATCATATCAATATTTATTCCATTTGCTTCAGCTTTTTCAAAAATTTCGTAAACATTTTGTGCATTTGTAGGGATTTCCTCTACATTTACCATTATTACATTTTCGTTTATTGACACTCCAGTTATTACTCTTTCTTCCATTTCTTTAATCTCCTTTATTTTTTGAATTGAAGTTATTATCGTTCCATTTTTTTCACCCAATGATTTTCCAACATAGATTTCCACTCCATATTTTCCACCAAGCTCTACTGCTCTAGGCTCCATTACTCCAGCTCCCAAATAAGCCAATTCCATCATTTCATCATAAGAAATGTACGGTAATTTTTTCGCATCCCCGTATACTCTTGGATCAATTGAATAAATTCCATCAACATCTGTATAAATCTCACATTTTCCTCCCAAAGCCGCCGCAAGTGCAACCGCAGAAGTGTCAGAACCTCCACGCCCCAAAGTAGTTACATCTCCATCTTTATTAACTCCTTGGAATCCAGCTACAACAACAATTTTCCCTTCATTCAAGTGATTTTTTATAACATCACCGTTTATATCGTCAATTTTATTTTTCATATAATGTCCGCTTGTTTTTATCCCAGCTTGAGCCCCTGTCAACGAAATCGCTTCATATCCCAATGTTTGCAACGCAATGCTTAGAAGCGAAATAGTTTGCTGTTCACCAGTTGACATCAATCTGTCCATTTCTCTGGAATCTGGATTTTCAGTAATTTCATGAGCTAATTTAATTAACGCATCGGTTGTTTTCCCCATAGCCGAAACTACTACAACTACATCATTTCCCGAATCTTTTACACTACCTAAATATTTAGCAATATTCATAATTTTTTCAGTTGTGGCAACCGAAGTTCCACCATATTTATGTACAATAATCATAATAAATGCACCTCTATCCTTTCTCAATATTTTTTTATTATAGATTATAACTCAAAAATCTCATCATTTCTTAATAAATCTTCATAAGTTTCCCTTCTAACGGCAACTTTTGCTTTACCGTCTTTTACAAATACAACTCCTGGTGTAACCATTCTATTGTAGTGGCTTGACATTGTGTAACAGTAGGCTCCTGTCGTACCAACTGCAACTATATCCCCAATTTCAGTTGATTTTGGCAATTTACCATTTTGAATGATAATATCTCCTGATTCGCACAATTTTCCAGCCAACGTAATGTCTTTTGTGTCAGTATCTTCCATTTTATTTACAACTCCAGCCTCATATTCAGCTTGGTATAATGCCGTTCTTATATTATCTGACATTCCTCCATCAATGAATACATAAGTTTTTCCACCAACAGTTTCTTTAATTCCACCAACTTCATACAAAGTAGTTCCAGCATTTCCAACAATGCTTCTTCCCGGCTCAATACAAAGTTCTTTAAATCCAATTTGATATTTAATTTCCATCGCTTCAGTATAAGTTATAATTTCGCTAAGCACTTCTTCTATTGGTTTAGGATCATCTCCATTTTTGTAATAAACTCCAAATCCTCCACCCATATTTACTGTGTGAACTACGATTCCCAATTCTTTTTTCAATCTATCCAAATATTTAAAAATTTCATCTAACGCAAAAATAAAGAATGCAGATTGGAATATTTGCGAACCAATATGTGTGTGGAAACCTTTAAATTCAATATATGGACTATCATTCAATCTTTTTACAATATCAATCAAATTTTCTTGGAAAAGTGAAATCCCAAATTTTGATGTAAGTCCTGAAGTTTTTATATAATGATGTGTATGTGCCTCAATCCCTGGATCAATTCTCACTAAAACCGCTTGTTTCTTACCTTTTTCCTTACAAACTTTTTCAATCTTAGCAATTTCATCTTCATTATCTACAACAATCGTGTCAATCCCATATTCAACAGCCATCTCAATCTCATTTACTAATTTATTATTTCCATGCAAATGCACTCTTTTCATTGGAAATCCTGCTTTATGTGCTGTATACAATTCTCCACCAGACACCACATCTAAGTCTAATCCTTTAGATTCAACCAATTTAATCATCCCAGTTGTCAAAAATGCTTTCCCCGCATAAGCTATTCTCGTTTTAAATCTTGATGATTGAAAAGCCTCTTTCATCTTATCAATAGTCGTTTCAATTAATTCCTGATCCATTACATAAAGTGGCGTTTTAAACTCTTTTGCCAGCTCAATTGTGTCAACTCCTCCTATTGATAAATTTCCTTTTTTATTAATTTTTGCCGTTCCAAATAACTTCATATTTTCACAAAATTTTTTTATTTTTATAAAACCTAAATACTAAATCCTTATAAAAAATTAAGATTCTTTATTAAATAATTAAGAAATAATATAAATAAAAAAATTCTCTTCTCCTTTCAATATTTGTATTTTTTTGGATAATTAAAAAATGCTGATAACAAGCATCAGCATATAAAACATATATTTAAAAATTTTTTTATTATTTTCATTTCAAACTAAAAACTTAAAAAATTTATATGAATTATATCTGACAGCTCCCCATTATCCCTTGATAATGACAGTCCTATGGATATTATCCATAGCCCCAGCAAAAAAGATAGTCAATCCCTATGCTTCGGCAGTTATTCCTTTCAACTTATTTCACAGAATCGACTTTTCTCCGTAAATTTACTTTTAATAACTGCACCTCTATCATATAACTTATATTATTATAACTAATTTTTTTCGATTTGTAAAGTATTTTTCAAAATTTTAATTTATTTTCATATTAAATTTTTTTAAATTCAAACTTTATTTGTGATAATAAACAAAGAAAATCATAAGAAAAAAAATATTTTAAAATCTCAAAAAAAAATGTTATAATAGTAAGATACGATAATTTTAAAAAGGAAGGAAAAAAAGAAAATGAAAACAATATTTAAAACTCAATCTAATGAAGAACGCCGTGAAATGATTTTAAACGGAAAAGTTATAAATACCCTGCTTTTCTTATCTATCCCAACATTGCTAGTTGGAATTATTCAAGCACTTATTCCGCTTTCTGACAGCCTGTTTCTAAATAGGCTTACAAGTGTTGAAGTGGCTAGTTCTGTAACATTTAGCCAGCCTGTGCTGAATATTATGATTGCGTTGTCGCAAGGGCTTGGAGTGGCTACTCTTGTTATGCTTGGAAGACTTTATGGAAAAGGGAGAATGCTGGCTGTAAAGGAAACTATGCTGCAGATTTTTGTATTCAGCTTTGTTATTGGGCTTTTTATAATTCCAGTCTGTGTATTTTCAGCCTTCATAATTTCCAAATATACAACCATTGAAATTCGTAACAATGTCTATATTTACATTGCCCTCTATTCTCTTGTAATGCCCTTTGTATTTTTAGCCGCAATTTATAATTCGTCAAAAAATGCGATTGGACGTCCTGAAGTTACATTTATTAGAATTTTTTTATTATTAATTTTGAAAATAATTTTCAATTCAGTTTTTCTATATGTATTAAAAATGGGAATTACAGGTGCAGTAATGGCTTCACTTTTTTCCTACATTGCAATTACAATCTGGATGTTTTATGATTTATTTCTAAAAAACGGAGATGTCAAGCTGGATTTAAGAAATTACTCAATGAAGCTACCCATAATAAAAAGGCTTCTAAATATCGGCTTTCCAGCAATGCTAAACTACGCTTTTCTATATCTCGGATTTTTCCTTATAAACAAGGAAATGGAAAAATTCGGTGCAATTGCCTTAAATGCACAAGGAATCGCCTCTAACATCAATGCAATCTGCTTTATTTTGCCATCTTCAATCGGAACTACAGTTTCTTCAATGATCAGCATAAATATGGGAACTGGAAATGTGAAGAAATCTAAAGATGTATTTAAAATTGGCTGGAGAACAGGGGTTATACTTTCTATTTTAACAATTATCCTGATTTTACCAATTTCAATGCCTCTTGTTCTCACTTTTACAAAAGTTACAAAAGTTATTGAGATTGCCAACAAGGCTTTGCATATTTATACATATTCAGTAATTGGATTTAGTATTTTTATGATTTCACAAGGAGTTTTCATTGCACTTGGAAGAACAAAAGTGCCTTTATTTATGTCTATTTTAAGAATTTGGCTGTTAAGATATATTTTTATTTTAATGACTCAAAGATATCTTGGACTT
It encodes:
- a CDS encoding SDR family NAD(P)-dependent oxidoreductase, giving the protein METVLITGASSGIGYELAKIYAKNGYNLVVVARSRDKLEVLKKEIFEGISKNVKVTVIEADLSLENAAKRLYNRIKLEGLKIEVLVNNAGVGIYGKFSEFNEKIMEKNGAMINLNIKAVVELTRLFLGDMMKDGNGGILNVSSIAAFMPGPLMSTYYASKAFVQSFTEAVREEVRNDIRGKNIKISVLCPGPTDTGFEKSSNLTESSLFEKMKVMTAKKVAEIGYKEFQKGKVVIIPGIFNRIAVFVTRFLSRKFVVKMARKLQEKKNKN
- a CDS encoding aspartate kinase, translated to MIIVHKYGGTSVATTEKIMNIAKYLGSVKDSGNDVVVVVSAMGKTTDALIKLAHEITENPDSREMDRLMSTGEQQTISLLSIALQTLGYEAISLTGAQAGIKTSGHYMKNKIDDINGDVIKNHLNEGKIVVVAGFQGVNKDGDVTTLGRGGSDTSAVALAAALGGKCEIYTDVDGIYSIDPRVYGDAKKLPYISYDEMMELAYLGAGVMEPRAVELGGKYGVEIYVGKSLGEKNGTIITSIQKIKEIKEMEERVITGVSINENVIMVNVEEIPTNAQNVYEIFEKAEANGINIDMISQNDVTSHHGSFAFTCPKTDIAALEKIGKEIESEFPQTSFIINQYVTKVSIVGIGLISNVGVAAKMFKILAENDISFHQISTSEISISLVVDEVMGKKVAELFAREFDI
- the lysA gene encoding diaminopimelate decarboxylase — its product is MKLFGTAKINKKGNLSIGGVDTIELAKEFKTPLYVMDQELIETTIDKMKEAFQSSRFKTRIAYAGKAFLTTGMIKLVESKGLDLDVVSGGELYTAHKAGFPMKRVHLHGNNKLVNEIEMAVEYGIDTIVVDNEDEIAKIEKVCKEKGKKQAVLVRIDPGIEAHTHHYIKTSGLTSKFGISLFQENLIDIVKRLNDSPYIEFKGFHTHIGSQIFQSAFFIFALDEIFKYLDRLKKELGIVVHTVNMGGGFGVYYKNGDDPKPIEEVLSEIITYTEAMEIKYQIGFKELCIEPGRSIVGNAGTTLYEVGGIKETVGGKTYVFIDGGMSDNIRTALYQAEYEAGVVNKMEDTDTKDITLAGKLCESGDIIIQNGKLPKSTEIGDIVAVGTTGAYCYTMSSHYNRMVTPGVVFVKDGKAKVAVRRETYEDLLRNDEIFEL
- a CDS encoding MATE family efflux transporter, translating into MKTIFKTQSNEERREMILNGKVINTLLFLSIPTLLVGIIQALIPLSDSLFLNRLTSVEVASSVTFSQPVLNIMIALSQGLGVATLVMLGRLYGKGRMLAVKETMLQIFVFSFVIGLFIIPVCVFSAFIISKYTTIEIRNNVYIYIALYSLVMPFVFLAAIYNSSKNAIGRPEVTFIRIFLLLILKIIFNSVFLYVLKMGITGAVMASLFSYIAITIWMFYDLFLKNGDVKLDLRNYSMKLPIIKRLLNIGFPAMLNYAFLYLGFFLINKEMEKFGAIALNAQGIASNINAICFILPSSIGTTVSSMISINMGTGNVKKSKDVFKIGWRTGVILSILTIILILPISMPLVLTFTKVTKVIEIANKALHIYTYSVIGFSIFMISQGVFIALGRTKVPLFMSILRIWLLRYIFILMTQRYLGLYSIFWGNLFSNTLAGLIFFISVKSINWKKGFKNKESNYIKLQKKSLNK